From Prevotella sp. oral taxon 299 str. F0039:
AATTCTTTCTACTGCCATAATAAACGGCACAGGAAATAACACCTGATAGAAAGAATAATACCCCGATAACAATCACTAACCACTTCTGTGCTTCATCTCTATACATAATAGTTAAAGCACCAACTATCAGTGCACACAATGCACGAAAAAAAGAACTCTGTAATACTTTCATAATAATTGATTTGTGCAAAAATACAAATTGTTTTGCAAAAGCTATTCTTTTGTAATAAAAAAAGCTATAAAAAACAGTATGTTTTGTATACATAAAAAATATTATATATAGTTTTGCAAAAACTAATAGTATCAATATTTTACATCAATAAGCATTATGTCAACTACAATTAATCTAAAAAGAAAGAATATAGATTTGCCTGCAGACACCCTAAAAAAATGTCTTTTATGGCTGTTTTGCAAGGAAAAAGTCTTAAAGCATATATAGAGCAGATTCTTATAGCAAAGGCAAGTAGTATTAATATCAAAGTAAATGAGAATCCATTCCCAAGCAATGATGAGTGGTTTAACAACCCCAATAATATTGAAGAGATACAAGAAAGTATTGCACAGCAACTTTCTGGAGAAACAAAAGCTTATAGTATAGAAAATATTAAAAAAGCTTTAGATGTATGATCTACAAATTATTACTAACCAAGAAAGCTGAAGAACACCTTAAAGAATGGAAAAATCGGGGCAAAAGAAAACCCTACTTAAAATTATTTCATTGTTTGAAGAACTTCAACTTCATCCTACTTTGGGTACAGGACAAGTGGAACAGCTTAAAGGAAACTTATCAGGTTATTGGAGTAGACGCATAGATAAGGGTTCAAGAATGGTGTATTTTATTGAAGAAGACAAAGTGATTGTCACAATAATATCATTGAAAGGACACTAATAATCATTAAAACTATTTTATTCTTGTTTTACTCTTAAAATAAAAAAGGGCAGAAATAGTCTATTTTTGAAATAAAATCACGATATTTGCACAACTTTTTAGGGATAAGATTATTTACAATAAAACAAAGATAAACATTATTTATGAAGTATTTTTTCTTTGCGGTTATAGGGGTTCTTTTAACCTTTCTACCCGCTAGTGCACAAAAAAAATATTCTGTTTACGGAGTAGGTTTCTACAATCAAGAAAACTTATTCGACACATGTCATGACGAAGGAAAGCGTGATTACGATTTTCTTCCAACTGGTTCGTATAAATGGAATGCCATGAAATACAACCATAAGCTCAACAATATGTCACGAGCTTTGGCAGATATGGGTACAGATGTGCTCCCCAATATAGGCTGCGCAATCATTGGTTTGGCTGAAGTTGAGAACTCAAAAGCCTTAGACGACCTTGTTGCACAACCCGCTTTAAGTGCTCGTAACTATCAATATGTGCATATAGAAGGTCCTGACCGCCGTGGAATTGATTGTGCGTTATTATACAATCCCTCTTTATTTAGTGTAAAGAATACCCGTCTTGTACCCTATGTTCAAAAGCTAAAGAAAGATAGTGCATTCTATACTCGAGGCTTTTTAACTGTTAGTGGAAGCCTTGCAGATGAACATATAGCCGTTATTGTATGTCACTTACCTAGTCGTTTTAGTGAATCTTTTTACAGAGAGCTAGGTGCAGAGCAAGTAAAAGCAATTAAAGACTCTCTTTTAAACGATGATCCTAACTGCAAAGTGTTTGTTATGGGCGACATGAACGACGACCCTATCGACAAGAGTATGGCAGGTATTTTAAGAGGAAAAGGCAACATTAAAGATGTAAACCAAGGCGATATGTATAATCCATGGTATAATATTTTAGTTAAAGAAGGCGTTGGAACGCTTCTATATCAAGGCTCTTGGAATCTTTTCGACCAAATACTTGTAACACCAAACCTATTGAATAAAGATGATAAGAAAGACTTTTCATCTTTGAAATTCTGGAAAAATCAAATCTTTAAACGTGATTATTTGTTCCAAACAGAAGGCAAATATAAAGGTTCTCCTAAGCGAACTACAGCAGGAGGAGTGTGGTTAGATGGTTATAGTGACCACCTTCCTGTAGTTGTTTATTTAGTAAAAGAACAATAGTTAGATATCAACTCTCCCGTTTCCTATATGTAAGAGATGGGAGAGTTCTTTATTATCACCACCCAACTCTTTGTTTCTTTCTTTATGACAGCACAAAAAAAAGAAAAGAATATCAATTCTAACAAACCCCAAAGAAACAGTAGTTCGACCCCAATGACAGGCGAAATAGAACGTCATCCCTTTGAACCTTTCTTGCCAAAGAACGCTAAATTGTTGATGTTAGGTAGTTTTCCACCTGCCGAACACAGATGGACTATGCCCTTTTATTATCCTAATTACATCAATGATATGTGGCGAATTGTGGGCTTTATCTTCTTTAACGACAAAGAACACTTTGTTTTTCACGAGCAAAAAAGCTTTTATGTAGACAAGCTTATATCGTTTCTAACCGACAAAGGAATAGCATTATTCGACACTGCAACAGCGATAATAAGAACCAAAGGCACAGCTGCCGACAAAGATTTAGAGGTGGTTGAAACAACAGATGTTGCAGCATTACTCGATAAGATACCACAATGCACCGCCATTGTAACCACTGGTGAGAAGGCAACAGAAGTGCTGATGCAACAGTTTGGCATTAAAGAAAAGCCCAAAGTGGGTTGCTTTGTGACTTTTACTTTTAATAACAAAGAGATGAAACTCTATCGAATGCCAAGTAGTTCGAGGGCATATCCCATGAAGATAGAACGCAAAGCAGAGTTCTACAAACAGATGTTTAACGATGTTTTTGAATGCGACAATCAATAAAGAACATGATATAAAAATAGAATATAATCATAAAATACGAACGATATGACATCAGACATCACCATTATAGGCATTGCAGGCGGAACAGGTTCAGGCAAATCAACCGTTGTTCGCAAGATAGTTGAAGCGCTTCCACCGCACCATGTAGCCGTAGTTCCATTAGATTCTTATTACAACGACACAACAGGAATGACCGAAGAAGAGCGTCGTGCGATTAATTTCGACCACCCTGATGCATTCGATTGGAAACTACTTATAAAGCAAGTGAATGATCTTCGCAATGGACTAACAATCGAACAGCCCACTTATTCGTATATTCTTTGTAACCGATTGAGCGAAACTATCACCGTAGAACCAAAGCCTGTGATTATCATAGAGGGTATTATGACCTTGCTAAACAAGAAACTTCGTGAGATGATGGACCTCAAGATATTCGTTGATTGCGACTCAGATGAGCGGTTAATACGTAACATTCAGCGTGATACCATAGATCGTGGGCGCACTGTTACAATGGTTATGGATCGCTATATCGAAGTTCTTAAACCCATGCACGAGCAGTTTATCGAGCCAACTAAGCGTTATGCCGACGTCATTATACCACAAGGTGGTGAGAACGAGAAAGGTATTGGCATTGTATGTGCATATATTAAGCATCTTGTTCCATAACTTTCTTGTAGTTAATAAGAAAGAACATAAAATAGCTCTGCAATTTGGTTAATTGATAAAAGCATTGCTTTTCACTTACAAAAGCAATGTTATTATAGTGTAAATGCATCACTATTATATGGTAAAAGCAGTGCTTTTAAAATACAAAAAAATAAGACTTATGAAAGAGCTCTTATATATTTAAGAGATTTCATAAGTCTTTCTATTATAACTCATTGATCTTTTTAGGAAGGAAAGAACCGAACCTTGGGTGTCTTTTTGCAAAGACCTTACTTATACTATTATCTTTTATATTATCTTCTTGAAGGTGAATTTCCTCCGAATCCAGTTGTACCTGATGGGTTATTATTGCCTCCAAAATTTGAAGAAGAACGAGAAAAATCTCCGAAACTACCAGTTGATGGAGCACTTTCACTGCGTGTTGCTCCTCTACCAGTGAAGTTACTACCACGTTCAAAACCGTCATTTCCAAAGCTATTGTTACCAAATGAGTCTTGACGAGGTGAGCTATTGCGACTTCTTCCATTGCCAAATGATCTTGTAGAGCTATTATCATAGTATCCAGAAGAACGTCCACCAAACGAACTTTGATTGTAAGTATCGTCGTAAGAACGGCGTCTACTTGGACTATATTGTGCGCTTCCACTCACCCAAGAGCCGTTATCAAAGTAGTCTCTCATTCCATATATAGAACGAGAAGAACTGCCATTGCCAAATGTTCTGCCGTCATACCAAGAACGATTGCCATTGTTATACCAGCTATGAGCACCTCTATAAGTTGTATAGAAATCAGGTTCTCCGAAATAATAATAATCTCTTCGTGGGTATCTTACATATAAAGAGAAACGCCAGTAGCCATCATTATAATACAATGGACGGTAGAAATAAGACGCATTACAGAAGGCTCTATATTGCCAGTTGTATAAGATATACTGCAAATCTAAATTTCTTCGTTCCCAATAAATGCCATATATATCATTGTATGAGTCTACTCTCATCAAATAATCAAGGTTAATTTCATACACTGCCTCATATTGTTCTACGGTTAAGTTCAACTCATAAGCCATCTTATCTGCCAAGAACAAAGCGTGTTGCCGTGCTTGTAAATAACTCATTGCCTGTGTTGTTACAACTGAACTCACAAACAATAAAAATGTAATGATATATCTCTTCATAAGCTAAACATTTAAATTATTATTGTTGATGCAAAGATATCGCTTTACAAATAGCATCAAAAAGGATTTCTCCTAACATCATAAGGAATATCCCTAAACATGCTTCTATCATTCGACTGGTATTCTATTACTTATTAAAAGGAGAGGATAAGAGGTGTGCAATTTCAATATTTTTATTGAAATAATATAATAAAACCGCTATAATTACGTTATTGAACTATATTATATATAATAATGAAAAAAGCTTCTATCATATCTTTTTGTTGTTTATTCTCTATTAATAGTTTTGCACAAGCGTGGGTAGATGCAGAAAAAAGCATCCCTGCCCAACCCTTTAAGGATATAGAGTATACAATAGAAATGCAAGGTTCGTTCTCTAAAAATGCCACCCCTTTATGGCACAATGCCAACAAATATGGCTTAAGCTCATTAGAAACGACAAATGGTTACTTACGAACTTCGCTTATAAGACCAGTTGAAAATGATTCTGCTCGACGTTGGGGATTTGGCTATGGTGTTGATGTTGCATTGCCCGTGAACTATTCTTCTAAACTAATTGTGCAACAAGCATTTGCCGAATTGCGTTGGTTACATGGCGTATTGACCATTGGAAGCAAAGAACGAACAATGGAACTGAAAAACAATCGTTTAAGTTCTGGAGCACAAACACTAGGTATTAATGCTCGACCTGTGCCTCAAGTACGATTAAGTTTACCCGAATATTGGCGTCTTCCCATAGCCAATGGTTGGTTACATCTTAAAGGTCATCTTGCAGCTGGATGTTTTACAGATGACCAATGGATGAAAACATTTACCAAGCAACAATCTAAATATACTGAAAAGGTGTTTTATAACAGTAAAGCAGGATTCTTAAAGATTGGTAATGAAGATGTTTTTGCACCACTATCTATCGAAATGGGACTTGAAATGGCTGCTCAATTTGGGGGTACTTCTTATGGAGCTGATCCGTCGGGAAAGCCTATTATTAATAAAGGAGGAACAAGTTTAAAAGATTTTATACACGCTTTTATCCCCGGAGGACACGAAGTTACAGAGTCGGACATCGTGTATAAGAACGTAACAGGAAACCACTTAGGTAGTTGGTTGGCTCGTATTAACTATGATACAGACATCTGGAAGGCTTCAATTTATGCCGATAAGTTCTTCGAAGACCATTCTGCTATGTTACAAATCGACTACAATGGCTATGGAACAGGGGATGCTTGGAATCAAAGAACTAAATCTCGTTGGTTCGTATACGACTTTAAAGACTTTCTATTAGGAGCTGAATTCCAACTGAAATATGGAACTTGGATCCGTAATATCGTGTTCGAATATGTCTATTCCAAATACCAAAGTGGACCAATTTACCACGATAGAACGCCTAATATACCTGATCATATAGCAGGACGAGACGACTTTTACAACCATCTTGTTTACTCTTCGTGGCAACATTGGGGACAAGTGATGGGCAATCCTTTATATCTTTCACCGCAATACAATAAGAGTGGCGAAACAGAAGTAAAGGACAATCGTTTTGTTGCTTATCACATTGGATTAGAAGGAACACCATACAACAACCTAAGCTATCGTTTTTTAGCTACTTATAGACGTGGTTATGGCTCGTATAATCATCCTTATGTCCATCCAAAGGAAAGCTTTCACTGCATGTTAGAGGCTTCTTACCAGCTAAAGAAATGCTGGTTAATAACAGGTTCGTATGCAATGGACTTTGGAAAGTATATCGGTAACAACACAGGTGTTCAACTAACAATATCTAAGAAAGGCATATTAGGATTATGAAAAAAATACTATTATTCTTCTGTTTGTCGCTCATTATGGTCTCATGTGAGATAGAATCGTCTAAAAATGGAAAGCTTGATGGCTTTTGGCACTTAACAACTATCGACACAATAGCCACAAAAGGGCACCTAGATGTTAGTGAAAAGGGTTATTTTTGGTCTGTGCAAATGCACTTATTGCAGATTGCAAGGCAAGAAGGAGGAACGGGTTTAATTGTCTTTAGATTTGAGAATAAAGACAATACACTTAGGGTTTACGACCCATATGCAAACCATAGAGAAAACGGAGACCCTAAGATTATCGACACTTCAATAACCTCTTTAATGGGAATTAATCATTTAGATGAAACATTTGCTATAGAAAAATTAAAGGGAAACATCATGATCTTGCAAGGAAAGGAATTGCGCTTAACTTTCAAAAGGTTCTAACTGTAATGAAAAGAGCTTAAGACAGATTCTCATTTGTATACTTTTGTCAAGAAAACACCTAGTTTCCTTGATATCTTTATCCTGTTTAGATATAAAACTTGTTTAAAAGTTATTTTATATAAGGCTACCATTATGTTTCTATAAAAGTGCTTTTTATTTCTTTGTTTTATATTGAAAACAAAGAAATGAGGGCACTTTTAGTATGTTCTTAGGTCACTTAAAAGGTGATATAGCTCTTTTACAATGTTCGAAGATTGATATTTTTCGACATTAATATTCGCCATTTTATCGTATAAATTTTTATCGTTTATTAATAGCTCAACCTTTTCTTGCATCGCTTTATAATCGTTTAGTGGCACAATAAAGCCGTTTTCACCATCTTTTATAATTGTGTTATGACCTCTATTGCTCACTGCAACGATGGGTAAATGGCAATATTGAGCTTCTATTAGGTTAAGGGGAAGACCCTCCCGAATACTTGATGCCACGCAAATATCTGAGGTATTCATTAGCTGGGCAATATCTTTTCGCCAGCCTAAAAAATGTATTTTATCCTTAATTCCCAGTTGATTAACAAGCTTAATATATTCTCCTTTCTCGTTTAAAGGTCCTGCTAGGATAAGATAAATATTGTAATTGCCTTGCTTATTCATATTCTGAACAAGTCGAATAAGCATCTCTTGGTTTTTATTTTTAGAGACTTCGGCAACGTAAATCAATGCAATAGCATCTTGAGGAATATTGAATTGATTTCTATATTCTTGACGAATAGCGTCACGATTGTCTATCTTTAATCTATTAAAATCAACCCCAATACCATTGATGAGGGCTACTTTCATCTTTTGATTAAAATGCTTTTGAACCAAATTATAGTCTTCGGGATTGATTGTTATGAATAGATTTGTGAAATAAGACATCAGCTTTTCTATTGGATAATATAACAACCAATTGAGCAAAGGTGCCCCTTTAAAGAAATGAAGTCCATGTGCAAAGTAGGCAACTTGGGGCTTTTTGCCACGTAAAAGAGCCACAGCTATGCGTGAAATAACGCCTCCAACGGGGGTATGACAATAGATAATGTCGTAGTTATTCTTTGCTATTAGCTTCTTTAATTGAAAGATTCCTTGTATAGTTTTAAAGGTAAAAGGACTACGTTTCCAACACATTGCATAGATATTGTCACCTGCTTCTATTGGTTCATCAACAGAACAAGCAACGTCTACCTGCCAATTTTGGGCCTGTAAGTATTGTATTGTTGGGATATGAAACTTGTTTACGTGTCCTCTTCCTACGTTAGCAACTAACAATATCTTCATCTTTTATAACTTTAAAGTGTTCTCTTTGCAGTAGAGAAAATATGGGTTTATGGTGCAATAGCAATGACTTTTACCCTTATTTATAGTGCAAAGATAATATGTTCTTGTTGGTTTTGTCTTGAAAACTCTATCTTTATGCTTGTTTAAATGCAAAAAGTGCGTTTAAAGTGTTAGTCTTTTGTCTGTGTATTGCGTTGCAATGCCGTTGTTAAAGCACTTTTAATGCCTTCGAGGTCGTTAGAGTTGGGAATCGACTTAGAGCGCAATCGAAGTAGAACATCAAGTAAATGAAGATGCGAGAAGCAGTAGTATAGCACGCATTTTAGGTAGTTTTTAAGTAGAACTACACGGTAGTTGGGAATGATTTGCTTGTGCTTTCTCAGCTCTTTGCGTTCTCCTTTCATCGATAATAAATACTTATCGAGGTAAGGAAGACCCGAAACACGATAGAAAAGCAATGGTTCTGCAATGTTATAGAAGCGATATTTTGAGAAAGTACGCATCCATAAGTTGTAATCTTCCATGCGAATGCCTCCTTCATCGTATGGATTTTGAACAAACCAAGAACGCTTTGCCATGATAGAAGGGTGAATAAAGCATTGGTGTTGAATTACATTTGTGATGTTATTGGGGTGCTCTGGATAGCAAATAATACCCGTAATTTTGTTTCTTATGTCAATTGTTACAGCACTACAGCCTACTACATCGACCTCATTATGTTGTTGTAAATAAGCCAATTGTCGTGATATTCGTTGTGGAAACATGATATCATCAGCATCCATACGAGCGAAATATTCTCCTTTCGACAAGGCAACAAGTTCGTTAAGGCGTGCTGAAAGTCCTTTATTTTGCCCATCATGAATAACCTTTATCCTTTCATCTTGAAAGTGATAGGCAATATCCAATGACTTATCCGTACTGCCATCGTCTATCAATAACAATTCAAATGATTTGTGATCTTGATTGAGTACAGATAAAATGACTTGCTCTAAGAAGTCTTGAGCATTGTAAAAAGGAATTCCAATACTTACTTGTATCATCGAATTTATTCTAATATAAGTTATATTCTTTATCAATTATAATCGAATCCACGTTGGTGGAATAAGGTCTTTTGTGGCATTATTCATGCTCAAATCATTGTACCAGCGTTTGGGAGCAATCACTTTTTTATCGTTATTGTTAATGAGGTAAGCCGCCCACCAGCTGAAAGTACTATTCGAAATGATTGCATGTTTGCAACGAGTCATAAGATAAAAGTCCTTTAAATCGCAGCTACTGCCTTCGTTTTGAATAAAGGTTACCTCGTTATTATTGAGCTTTAAGTGGCATTTAACCCATTCGATGTCGTTTGAAAAAACAAAGAAATGGTAGGTTTTGTTACCTTCCTTTATTTTATTTACAGCGTTTTCAAAGTAATTTAGAGGGCATTCTGCAAATACCTTTTGGTTCTCTTTATTGAGATAATCACCCCTTCTGATATGCAAAAATACTGCTTCAGACTGCTCAATAGCATTGATATAATCGGCAGAAATGTCGTTTATTAGCTGATCTTCGAACTGTAATGAGGGCGTGAAAGCACTTAAATAGCGATAAGATTGCCAGTAACCATCGAAGCAATAAGTGTCGTTAAACGATTGATTTTGATAGTTAGAGCCATTCTCTATCTTTACTTTTCTGTTCAAAAAGGGAAAGAGTAGTAATAGCTTTCGCATACATCTATAAGCCAATTGCTGTGTAAAAGCATAATGAAAACGCCTTAACTCGGTATTATGAGATATGCGTAGAGTAGGGAAGAAACGATGTATTTGTAGTTGATTGATATCTAATGCAGGCTCAGAAAAAAAGGAAATAGAACAGTTATACTTCTCTTTTAGATACTCTCCAAAGAAGTATTGAAACAGTTGATTACCAAAACCGCCTGATAGTTTAATATGTTTTAAAAGTTGAGAATCCATAAAATATTTCTATATAGCTCTTTAATTCTGCGCTTAATGCGTTGAATATATGCTGTTTGGGGTAGTTTATCAAAATATTTTCCGCCATGTTTTATCTTATTTCTAATGATGATATAAGGCTCAAAAGGAATATTACTGCCTTCAGGAAAGCCAAAAGAAGGAGGTAGAATCTTTATCTTCTTGTTGTGAAAAAAATGATTTAAGTGCGACTCATCGTGATAAATTGCGATGCAATTGCGGTCTAAGTCTTTCTTAATATTTTCGCTACAAATGTGTGAAAGACGGTAGAATGCCTCGTGAGTACCGCCATTTACGCCTCCCATAAAATAGTTATAGTTTTCTCCTTTCGTGTGTTTTATGTAGGCGGTAGAACGCTTTCGCTTTTCATAAGGTAACGAAATAGGGTTGTGTTTGTAGTAATGTCCAGGGTGTAAGACTCCCAATAAGCCGTTTTCTTCTATGCTTGTAAGGAACATATCGGGTGTAATTACCTTCTTAAACTCCATGTTTGAGTTGAAGAAAAAGACGTAATCGCACTCTTTTGAATCTTCTTCTGCCTTAATAAACATATCAAATCGCAATAGAGTATCTAAGGGAAAACCTTGTGATTGCTTGTAATATGTTTTGATATTGTTGGTGTTTTGAATGTCAGAAGCATCCGTAAATACATAATATTTCTTTTCAACTTGCGGTAAAAAGAACTGCTCACAACTATCAAAAAAGCCTTTCCAAAAGATGGAATACTTACCTGTGCAGATGTATAAAATACCTATCTTCATTTGTGAAACTTGCTTTTTATAAATTGTTTGATATAGATTCTATTGTTTAGTTCTCTATAACTAAAGAATGTAAAGATAGCCAATAAAATTATATTTGCAACGTAATATAATGACGAATCACGCATAAATAGTGTGCTCATAAATAGACCTAACAACACAATATAGATGCTTTGCAACTTCCAAAAGCTGTTGTTAAACTCCATTCCGTAGTGCTTTTTATATACAAAATAGAGCAATAAAGATACAAAAAGATTACCAATGATCATGGCAAAGCCAATGCCATTAAGTCCAAATAGATAGTAGGCTGCAATGGTAATGATAAAGTTTCCGCCGTTACCCAACAACGCATCGTATATTAAATACATCTTTTTATCGCCATGAGCCAATGGAATATACGACAAAGTGGCCCACATAATGCGGAACAAAAGCGAGAATGTTATGCACTGAGTGAGTAGCTCTATTGAATAGAACTTAGTCGAAAGCAAAAGCCATAAGATAGGTTTTGTGAAGAGAATGAGTATGACTGAGACAATAGAAATAAGTATAATAAGCAGCTCAGCCTCTTCAGATACAATGTTGTTAAATTCCTTTTTATTGTCAAGAGCCTTCGAAAGTCGAGGATAAAAGTCGGCTATTAAGGTCGCAGCAAGTATCGAAAAGTTGCGCATTGTAATGGAATAAGCCGCTTGAAAGTATCCAACATCTTCTATAGAACCAAAGATTCGAATGAAAATGTTGGTGAAATAGGTAAATAAGTTTATTAAAAGCGAACTGAACATAATGATTATTCCCAGTTTAATCATGGGTGAACCAATGCTCCAAACCTCTATCCAAGAGAGGCGAATACGCTTCATTGATAACCTTTTTACATATAAACTGTTGATGATAAACGTGATGATAAAACCGCACGAGATGGCTAAAGAGACGCCTTTATGATTGAAAAAGTAGAGTAGTGGTATGGCTATTATTACGCTACTGATTGCTGCAAATATCGTTGTTTGTGCCAAA
This genomic window contains:
- a CDS encoding glycosyltransferase family 2 protein — encoded protein: MIQVSIGIPFYNAQDFLEQVILSVLNQDHKSFELLLIDDGSTDKSLDIAYHFQDERIKVIHDGQNKGLSARLNELVALSKGEYFARMDADDIMFPQRISRQLAYLQQHNEVDVVGCSAVTIDIRNKITGIICYPEHPNNITNVIQHQCFIHPSIMAKRSWFVQNPYDEGGIRMEDYNLWMRTFSKYRFYNIAEPLLFYRVSGLPYLDKYLLSMKGERKELRKHKQIIPNYRVVLLKNYLKCVLYYCFSHLHLLDVLLRLRSKSIPNSNDLEGIKSALTTALQRNTQTKD
- a CDS encoding uracil-DNA glycosylase family protein; translation: MTGEIERHPFEPFLPKNAKLLMLGSFPPAEHRWTMPFYYPNYINDMWRIVGFIFFNDKEHFVFHEQKSFYVDKLISFLTDKGIALFDTATAIIRTKGTAADKDLEVVETTDVAALLDKIPQCTAIVTTGEKATEVLMQQFGIKEKPKVGCFVTFTFNNKEMKLYRMPSSSRAYPMKIERKAEFYKQMFNDVFECDNQ
- a CDS encoding family 6 glucosyltransferase, whose product is MKIGILYICTGKYSIFWKGFFDSCEQFFLPQVEKKYYVFTDASDIQNTNNIKTYYKQSQGFPLDTLLRFDMFIKAEEDSKECDYVFFFNSNMEFKKVITPDMFLTSIEENGLLGVLHPGHYYKHNPISLPYEKRKRSTAYIKHTKGENYNYFMGGVNGGTHEAFYRLSHICSENIKKDLDRNCIAIYHDESHLNHFFHNKKIKILPPSFGFPEGSNIPFEPYIIIRNKIKHGGKYFDKLPQTAYIQRIKRRIKELYRNILWILNF
- a CDS encoding alpha-1,2-fucosyltransferase, coding for MDSQLLKHIKLSGGFGNQLFQYFFGEYLKEKYNCSISFFSEPALDINQLQIHRFFPTLRISHNTELRRFHYAFTQQLAYRCMRKLLLLFPFLNRKVKIENGSNYQNQSFNDTYCFDGYWQSYRYLSAFTPSLQFEDQLINDISADYINAIEQSEAVFLHIRRGDYLNKENQKVFAECPLNYFENAVNKIKEGNKTYHFFVFSNDIEWVKCHLKLNNNEVTFIQNEGSSCDLKDFYLMTRCKHAIISNSTFSWWAAYLINNNDKKVIAPKRWYNDLSMNNATKDLIPPTWIRL
- a CDS encoding endonuclease/exonuclease/phosphatase family protein: MKYFFFAVIGVLLTFLPASAQKKYSVYGVGFYNQENLFDTCHDEGKRDYDFLPTGSYKWNAMKYNHKLNNMSRALADMGTDVLPNIGCAIIGLAEVENSKALDDLVAQPALSARNYQYVHIEGPDRRGIDCALLYNPSLFSVKNTRLVPYVQKLKKDSAFYTRGFLTVSGSLADEHIAVIVCHLPSRFSESFYRELGAEQVKAIKDSLLNDDPNCKVFVMGDMNDDPIDKSMAGILRGKGNIKDVNQGDMYNPWYNILVKEGVGTLLYQGSWNLFDQILVTPNLLNKDDKKDFSSLKFWKNQIFKRDYLFQTEGKYKGSPKRTTAGGVWLDGYSDHLPVVVYLVKEQ
- a CDS encoding capsule assembly Wzi family protein, encoding MKKASIISFCCLFSINSFAQAWVDAEKSIPAQPFKDIEYTIEMQGSFSKNATPLWHNANKYGLSSLETTNGYLRTSLIRPVENDSARRWGFGYGVDVALPVNYSSKLIVQQAFAELRWLHGVLTIGSKERTMELKNNRLSSGAQTLGINARPVPQVRLSLPEYWRLPIANGWLHLKGHLAAGCFTDDQWMKTFTKQQSKYTEKVFYNSKAGFLKIGNEDVFAPLSIEMGLEMAAQFGGTSYGADPSGKPIINKGGTSLKDFIHAFIPGGHEVTESDIVYKNVTGNHLGSWLARINYDTDIWKASIYADKFFEDHSAMLQIDYNGYGTGDAWNQRTKSRWFVYDFKDFLLGAEFQLKYGTWIRNIVFEYVYSKYQSGPIYHDRTPNIPDHIAGRDDFYNHLVYSSWQHWGQVMGNPLYLSPQYNKSGETEVKDNRFVAYHIGLEGTPYNNLSYRFLATYRRGYGSYNHPYVHPKESFHCMLEASYQLKKCWLITGSYAMDFGKYIGNNTGVQLTISKKGILGL
- the udk gene encoding uridine kinase, yielding MTSDITIIGIAGGTGSGKSTVVRKIVEALPPHHVAVVPLDSYYNDTTGMTEEERRAINFDHPDAFDWKLLIKQVNDLRNGLTIEQPTYSYILCNRLSETITVEPKPVIIIEGIMTLLNKKLREMMDLKIFVDCDSDERLIRNIQRDTIDRGRTVTMVMDRYIEVLKPMHEQFIEPTKRYADVIIPQGGENEKGIGIVCAYIKHLVP
- a CDS encoding lipocalin-like domain-containing protein; translated protein: MKKILLFFCLSLIMVSCEIESSKNGKLDGFWHLTTIDTIATKGHLDVSEKGYFWSVQMHLLQIARQEGGTGLIVFRFENKDNTLRVYDPYANHRENGDPKIIDTSITSLMGINHLDETFAIEKLKGNIMILQGKELRLTFKRF
- a CDS encoding glycosyltransferase family 4 protein, which produces MKILLVANVGRGHVNKFHIPTIQYLQAQNWQVDVACSVDEPIEAGDNIYAMCWKRSPFTFKTIQGIFQLKKLIAKNNYDIIYCHTPVGGVISRIAVALLRGKKPQVAYFAHGLHFFKGAPLLNWLLYYPIEKLMSYFTNLFITINPEDYNLVQKHFNQKMKVALINGIGVDFNRLKIDNRDAIRQEYRNQFNIPQDAIALIYVAEVSKNKNQEMLIRLVQNMNKQGNYNIYLILAGPLNEKGEYIKLVNQLGIKDKIHFLGWRKDIAQLMNTSDICVASSIREGLPLNLIEAQYCHLPIVAVSNRGHNTIIKDGENGFIVPLNDYKAMQEKVELLINDKNLYDKMANINVEKYQSSNIVKELYHLLSDLRTY
- a CDS encoding Txe/YoeB family addiction module toxin, translated to MEKSGQKKTLLKIISLFEELQLHPTLGTGQVEQLKGNLSGYWSRRIDKGSRMVYFIEEDKVIVTIISLKGH
- a CDS encoding oligosaccharide flippase family protein, with protein sequence MSNGYKSLLKATIVMSGAQIIEALMSIVRAKVIALLLGPIGIGLNSIFLITLNTLYQVTSMGLPQSAIRDIAQSQNSESPIEQQKIIIAFKTLIRLLAIIAFLFCIFAAPVLSDISFGVANNHTTDFMILSFGACAMLLSYGNTTILQGMQRLTALAQTTIFAAISSVIIAIPLLYFFNHKGVSLAISCGFIITFIINSLYVKRLSMKRIRLSWIEVWSIGSPMIKLGIIIMFSSLLINLFTYFTNIFIRIFGSIEDVGYFQAAYSITMRNFSILAATLIADFYPRLSKALDNKKEFNNIVSEEAELLIILISIVSVILILFTKPILWLLLSTKFYSIELLTQCITFSLLFRIMWATLSYIPLAHGDKKMYLIYDALLGNGGNFIITIAAYYLFGLNGIGFAMIIGNLFVSLLLYFVYKKHYGMEFNNSFWKLQSIYIVLLGLFMSTLFMRDSSLYYVANIILLAIFTFFSYRELNNRIYIKQFIKSKFHK